The following DNA comes from Legionella sp. PATHC032.
ATATTTACAAACCAGTAATAAAAAAATCTATGCTCTTGGTGATGTAACAGGGTTGTATCAGTTTACTCATATGGCTAGTTATCAGGCTGGTATCGCGCTTCGTAATATTGTTTTTAAATTACCGGCGAAAATGGATTATAAGGCGATTCCATGGGTGACTTATACTGATCCTGAATTAGCGCATGTTGGACTAAGAGCCAGTGATGCCTTAAAGCATCCTGATATCCAAATAATTGAGTGGCCATTTGTTGATAATGATCGAGCGCAAACCGAGCATACTTTAAATGGAAAAATAAAAATCATCACAGATAAGAAAGCAAGGATCCTGGGGGTAACCATAGTTGGTCCACATGCCGGGGAACTCATTTTACCCTGGATTATGGCGATTCGTGAGAAAAAAACGCTTCGGAGTTTTACGGATGCAATTATTCCTTACCCTACTCTTAGTGAAATCAGCAAACGTGTTGCCGGTAATTTTTATGCCCCTAAATTATTTTCAAATAAAACGCGAACATTGGTTCGCTGGTTGCAAAAAATTGGGTGAAGCGGCAAGCTATTTAATTCGATTTTAAATAGTGTTTGATTTCCTTTTCATCAGATAAAATTTCAATAACTCGAGCAATCCATTTTTCATTATCTGCCCTAACAAGCAGATTTGTTCGGCCATATAATTTTTTATTTGGTTTACAATGGATTAGTGAAGCTAACATTTTGTTGCAAGCAAGCGAGAAATAGGTGCGGTCTTTACTGAAAACCTTTAGATGATGTTGAGTTAATAATTTTCCAAAAGGGATATTCGTATAAATTATATCGGTAATTAGTTTCTCAGGCAGTTCATCAAAATTAATTTTAATAGCTGCTAATTCAACAGGAATGACTTCATTTTTCTTTTGGGCAAGATCTACATTATTTCTCTTTTTATTTCGGTCTACATACATAATGATAATTCGATAATAGGTATTATTATCCGGGTTTGTAAAGGCAGCAATTACTTTAATTCTGGAAGTGCGCTTATAGTATCTTTCCAAAGTGGTAGTCATTAATGGTTGTGTAAGTAAGTAATTATAGGGAGACATTAGACTATCTTTACTTAATATAGTACTCATTTTAACAATATTGAACAGACTATCTGTCTGATTTGTATTTATTGATGTAGCTGCATGAGATAGCCCCTCTAATACTGATAAAAAAAGAAACAACATGATATTGCGATTGATTGCTCGGATGGAGAGTTTTAAACTCATGCAATTGATTAATATATGAATCATTTTTAATATTGCCTTATTTTTAAGTCAGAAAATAATGTAAAAACAGTCCAATGCCATAAGATAAAGAGGCCGTAACAGCACCAATGACCAGTGTCTCAAAACCAGAATATAACCAGGATTTGGTTGACCAGTGGCTTTTGATCGAACCGATGACAAAAAATGTAATTGCAGTGAAAAAGCAAGACCAGATAAACGTATTGTTCATGACCAGCACGTAAGGAATTAATGGAATAATTCCAAAAAGCAGAAACGCGATAAAAGTATAAAGCGCGGATTTAAACGGGAATCGAAGCACAACAGGTAATCCATATTCTTCTTGTAGCATGGTTTTTATCCATAAGGCTCTGTTGGCTGTAATTTCCTTAACAACCTGATCCAATGTTTGACCATGCAAGCCTTTATTTTGAAAAATTTGTTTTATTTCGTTTTTTTCGCCTTCAGGAATAAACTCTATATGTTTTTCTTCAATCATTTTATAACGCTTATATTGATCAACCTCAGATTTAGTACCCAGGTAATTACTAGCAGCCATTGAAAAACCATCAGCAAGCAAGTTGGCAAAGCCTAAAATTAGAATAACTAAAGAAGACAATTGTCCGCCTACAACCCCGGAAACAATGGCAAAAGTAGTTACTACGCCATCAATTCCCCCATATATCCAATCACGCAAATAATTTTGTAACGGAGTCTGCGTTAATCGCTCTCTGATTTCTTTTTGTGAATGTCCATGCTCTAAATTTTCCATGGCGAATCCTTTTTCTACGTTTATTATTTAGTAACTATCAATACTGACAATAATATCGCTAGTTTGACAAAGCATATAATAAAATTTAGTATATTTGAGTTTGTTAGATGGCGCGGGGTGTCGGAAAATCCGGCTGAGAGTTACCCGTTGAACTTGATCTGAATCATATCAGCGTAAGGACGCCTTCAAAAAAACCATGGCCTTTTTCTGGCATGGTTCCCTTTTGCCATCTCCATACTATTTAAAAATAACAACATAAGGAGTAATGGCGATGTCATCACTAAAATCCAGGGTTACCCTACTACTTAATTGGTACACTAACCCTTATCATACCCCCATACTTGTGGCACAACAATTGGGATTTTATTCAGAAGAAGATATCAAACTCGCCATTCTGGAGCCTGCAGATCCCAGTGATGTGACCGAAATCGTTGGCTTGGGAACAGTAGATTTTGGTGTTAAAGCAATGATTCATACCGTTGCAGCCAAAGCGAAAGGTTATCCAGTTACTTCCATAGGAACGCTGCTTGATGAACCTCCTACAGGACTCATTGCTTTAAAGTCTAGCGGCATAAATTCTTTCCAGGATATTGTTGGGAAACGAGTGGGTTATATTGGCGAATTTGGCAAAAAAATTATTGATGATTTGGCCAGCCTCGCAGGTATTGATCCAACTAGCTACAAAACAGTACGCATTGGTATGAATGTCACAGATGCCATTTATCGGGATGTTATCGACACTGGTATTGGTTTTATTAACTTTCAAAAAGTTGAATTGGAGCATCTTTGCGGAGAAACCGTATTTTTACGAATCGATCAATTAGCTGGTTTAGGCTGTTGTTGTTTCTGCTCAATACAATTTATTGTTCCTGAAACAACATTGCAACAACCTGAATTAGTCAAAGGATTTCTTAGAGCAACACAGCGCGGTGCAGCCTACACGACAGAAAAGCCTGAAGAAGCCTATGAGTTATTATGTCAGGCTAAGCCACAGTTGCGTACTCCCTTATACCAAAAGATTTTTACAAGAACATTACCATTTTTTTCACGTACATTAATTAATGTTGACAGAGATTGGGATAAAGTTGGACGCTATACCAAACATCTAAAAATTATTGATGAACATTTTGATATCTCGCAATGCTATACTAATCATTTTTTGCCAGATACACCTTATTCTGATTTGAAACCAATCGCTTGTTGTCTTGAAAATTAATTATGCGAGCAGGTATTGCAGGTTCAGGGATCATGGGGCGACTGCTGGCTTTTGCATTACATAATGCGGGCTGGCAGGTATCCCTTTTTGACCACTCTAATGAAAGCACGAATTGCAGCACAGCTGCTGCAGGTCTGTTAACACCATTTTCTGAATTGGATAAATCAATTCTATTGATTTCCAGCCTGGGGCAAGAATCAATTAAGAACTATTGGCCACGTATTCTTGAGGGTTTACCTGAAGTTGTTTATTTTCAACAATTGGGCAGTCTGGTGCTATATCATCCTTGCGATCACGCGGAATGGATTCACTTTAGCCGTCGTATCCTGAATCAACTTAACCAGAATGATTCTGTTTTTCAAAAATTATCTCACGAAGATCTCATTGCGCTTGAGCCCGAGCTGACAAAGTTTGAAACCGCTTATTATTTTCCAAATGAAGCGCATATCGATTGCCAAACGCTAATGTTGTCTTTAAAAAAATATCTAGACTCTGTTTGCATACGTCACATTTGCAATACTCCTGTCTTATCGCTTAAACCAGGAGAGATCAATACAAAAGAACAAAGATATTATTTTGATGTCGTTTTTGATTGTCGCGGTTTAGGCGCTCGAAATGTATTTTCTGATTTGCGAGGCATTAGAGGTGAACTCATTTGGCTTCATGCGCCAGGAGTACAATTACGTCGCCCTATTCGTTTTCTGCATCCAAGGTATAGTCTATATCTTGTACCCAGACCTGGAAATCTTTACCTCATAGGCGCTAGCGAAATTGAAGCAGAAGATTTCAGTCCTGTTTCCGTACGTACAACTTTGGAGTTATTAACTGCTGTGTATTATTTACATGGAGGCTTTGCCGAAGCACGCATCATAAAAAATGTAACTCATTGCCGCCCAACTTTAGCAAATCATTTGCCACGCATTAAATTTGCCGATGGACTAATAGCAGTTAACGGTCTTTATCGTCATGGTTATTTAATAGCCCCAGCCTTGGCAGCAGAAATTTTACGAGGTGTAGTATCCAATTTTCGTCATCTGAATTATCCAGAACTTTGGGAGAGTTATTGTGATTAATGTCTATTTAAACGATAAAATTTATAACATTCAATCCTCATTATCATTAAGCGAATTTTTAAAGCAGCTTAATTATACTCAACTGCATTTTGCTGTCGCTATAAATAATCATCATATACCACATAAAGCTTATGAAACTACAATTTTGCAAGCCAATGACTGTGTCGATATCCTCTTTCCTATGCAAGGAGGTTAATGATGTGGAGTTTAGCAGGAAAAGAATTAAATAGCCGCTTGCTATTAGGTACTGCATGTTATCCTTCATTAGAGCATATGCAGCAAGCAATTCATAATTCAGGTACAGAAGTTATTACGATATCAATAAAGCGCCAGACTTCTGCAGGAGTGGATGGAGAATCTTTTTGGCAATCGGTAAAGAAATTAAATTGTCATCTTTTGCCCAACACGGCTGGTTGCCGTAATGCCGAGGCAGCGATTAATACAGCTGAAATTGCGAGGGAGTTATTTGATACTCCCTGGATAAAACTGGAGGTCATAGGTGATGATTATAATTTACAACCCGAACCTTTTGAGTTAATCAAGGCAGCCAGAATTTTGATTGACAGAGGATTTGAAGTTTTTCCTTATTGCACAGATGATCTGGTTTTATGTCAAAAACTGGTTGATGCTGGTTGTAAAATTTTAATGCCCTGGGGGGCTCCTATAGGCTCAGGTAAGGGTTTAATTAACCCATATGCCTTGGAAACTTTGCGTTATCGATTTCCTGATATCACATTAATCATTGATGCCGGGATTGGTAAGCCATCTCATGCTGTTCAGGTGATGGAATTAGGTTTTGATGGTGTACTTTTAAATACCGCTGTAGCTCTTGCCAATCATCCTGCGCTCATGGCAACTGCATTTCGCCATGCCGTTATTGCAGGTTATCAGGCATATACAGGAGGAATGATGCCTGCGAGAAATGTAGCACACCCAAGTACTCCATTAATTGATACTCCATTTTGGCATCAGGTAAGTGGCTTATGAAAAAACCGATTGTTTGGACAATTGCCGGTGTTGATTCATCCGGCTTAGCTGGTGTCCATGCTGACATGGAAACTTTTAGTCACCTAAATGTCAGGGCTTGCTCGGTCATCACCGCAGTAACTGCACAAAATGCTCACTCAGTTATAGCAGTAGAAGCGATATCCAGTGATCAGGTTGCTGCTCAGTGCAGTGCTTTAGAATTAAGCTTTAAGCCGGATGCCATTAAAATTGGCATGTTATGTTCTACACCAATCTGTGAAGAAATAGCTTATTTTTTAAAGGATTACGAAGGATTTGCCGTTCTTGATCCGATAATTTCCTCCTCCTCCGGAACTAACCTGTTTTTTTCAGATTTACAACAGCATAAAAAAAATCTAATTCAATTGTTTCCATACGTTACCATTATTACCCCTAATCGGATAGAAGCAGAAATTATTTTAAATAGGAGTATTTCCTCTTATCAGGATACAATCAATGCTGCTTCAGATCTATTATCACTGGGAGCAAAGCAGGTATTACTGAAAGGAGGACATGCAAAAGATAACTCATTCAGTCAAGATTACTGGACTGATGGAAAAGAGTCGTTTTGGATTGCAAATCGTCGTTTTCCTGAAACAAATTACCGTGGGACAGGCTGTGTTCTATCTTCAGCACTTACAGCTTGTCTTGCACTTGGCTATTCAATGAAAGACGCTATCGTCATTGCTAAAATGTATGTTAATCGCGGCATACGTCAATCGATAGAGATTGATAAGGATACCTCGCAACTATTTCATGATGGCTGGCCAGAAGATGAAGCCGATCTCCCCTATTTATCGCCAACACCTTTCATTAGACCAATTCCTTCATTTAACAAATGTTACATGGGTTTTTATCCCATTGTGGATAGTAGTTATTGGTTAGAAATGCTATTGCCATTGGGAATTAAGTGCATACAGTTACGAGTAAAGGAGGCTCCTCAAGAGCGGTTGGAAGAAGAGATAAAACGGAGTGTACTTTTGGCAAATCAGTATAATGCTACATTATTTATTAACGATTACTGGGAACTTGCTATTAGTTATGGTGCTCAAGGAGTTCATCTTGGTCAAGAGGATCTAGACAATGCAGATGTCGATAGAATTAATCGAACAGGATTATTCTTGGGTATAAGCACACATTGCTATTACGAAGTTGCTCGAGCTCATGCTCTTAATCCTTCCTATATCGCTTGCGGACCCATCTATGAAACAACCAGCAAAATAATGCCTTTTCAAGCACAAGGAATCGCACGACTTGAATATTGGAGAAAAACACTTCGTTATCCATTGGTTGCTATTGGCGGCATAACTTTGAAGAATCTTTCAGATGTCTTAAAAACAAAAGTTGATGGTGTGTCAGTAATATCTGCCATTACAAAAGCATCAGCCCCGTTAGCCGCAGCCAAACAATTTTTAACTCAAATGAATGAATCCCATAATGAATAAATCAAATTTAGTAATGAGCGAATTAATCCGTTATTCTCAACAAATCAAGATGGAAGAAATTGGATTAGACGGACAGGAAAAACTTAAAAATTCTCGAGTATTATGCATTGGACTTGGCGGTTTAGGTTCTCCTCTCTTACTTTACCTTGCTGCAGCAGGTGTCGGAGTGTTAGGAATTGTCGATGATGACATCATTGAATTAAGTAATTTGCACAGGCAGATTCTTTATAATCATACCCATATTAATAAAAAAAAGGCTGTTGCCGCAAAAAAGCAACTTCTGGTTATTAATCCCCTGATTCAAGTTAAATCTTACTCCAGAAGATTAACAGAAGATAATGCGGCTGAGTTAATTAGCCAGTATGACATTATTGCAGATGGAACCGATAATTTTTATACGCGCTATTTGATTCATAGTATTTGCTTTGAGTTGGAAAAACCTTATGTTTATGCTAGTGCCTCACATTTTCACGGTTATTGCTCTATATTCCACAATAAACAAGATCCCTGCCTTCATTGCGTATTCCCGGTTTCCGTACACGATACCAATATGCCCAATTGTGAGGGAAGTGGTGTAATTGGTACTTTACCTGGGATGCTAGGTCTTATTCAGGCAACAGAAACAATCAAATGGATACTACAAATAGGGAATCCATTAAAAAAACGGTTACTTGCTATTAACATGCTAACCATGACCTTTAAGGACATCATTATCTCAAAAAATCCTGAGTGTGAATTTTGTATGCAAAATCAGTCAATTAAGCAACTAATTAATCCCATCAATTGTCCAACTCAAAATGATCCAAGCCGTCATAGAATAACTCTTGATGAATTTTATAAATTATTTACGGGCAGGAACAATATTCAGCTCATTGATGTTCGCAGTACAAAGGAACATCAAATACATAATATAGGAGGCTTGGTGCTTCCTTTGGATGAAGTGCCTCAGCGCTTACATGAACTGAACCCTAATCAGCCTGTTATTCTGTACTGCCAGTCAGGAAGACGAAGCAAGATGGCATTAGATATACTTCTCAAGTCTGGCTTTGCTTCTGTAAAATATTTAGAAAATGGTTTAAAGGGAATAACTACAGATTGATAATAATAAAGATGAAATTTAGACTAGCTTGTTTTTACCTTCAGTAATATTATTTAGCAGATAAGCAAGCCGACACCCAGCCAGAAGTATCTGTTTTTCCGTAATATTTTGAGTATTTAACTGATATTGCTTGCCGGGTACTTGATAAGCTGAAACCTTATAAACTTTAGTCAATGCCAATTGGTGTGAGGCATTAATCCATTGTTGCGGATTTTTTTCCTTACTGGCTGATTGGCAAGACCATTTCTTCTCCAATTGCTTCGCCTTATTTTTAATCTGAAAAAACTTGTCTTGACCAATCAGAATACCGCCACCATTATCCCAATATTGATGCAAATTTTTCCCAATAGGATTTTTACCTAGCCGAAATAAATTTCCACCCAAATCACCATTAGGTAATTTTTTACTTATCTTTGTAACGGTATGCAAAGGCTGATGAATATCTCCAACCAGATGTACCAATATACGCAAGCTCAATTTTTTATCAGTAATACTCGCTTTATTGGAAGACAACACAGCAACTGCCTGATTAATTCCCCAGAGTGCATTGATCTCTGGCAGGGCTGGTAATGCTGTTTCATCCCTGGAAAAAGGAATATCGATGTAATGTAACGCATCAAACCAATGAACATCATGTGCTCTTATGGAGTCCAGCCAAGAAGCTGATTTTACAAAATTGACATTAGCCGATGTCTTCGATTTTGAATGGGAATATAAATCACACATTTGCTTGGCTTGAGGTGTCAAATTATCGTATGCAATCTGGGCCACCAGTTGGTGCCCTATCGCGTTCCATGAATAACCTGCATGAGCTATAAATAAAAAAAACAATACCAGTAAGTTTCTTATCATTTTTAACTCAGGTAAGGGGACCAAGCCGGCTCTTGAACATCTCCTTCACGAGCAGGAAGTCTCATTCTAATTCTTCCGTCAATCGACACAATGCCTAAAACCCCTCTGTCCTGATAACGAGTAGCATACAGCACTAAACGACTATTTGGAGAGACTGATGGCGATTCATCAAGGCCAGAAAAGGTTAAATTGGAAATCGGACCGCCACCTGTATTTTGTACACCAATATTAAATTGTCTGTCTTCTCTGTGCAGCATGACGATATGCTTCATATCTGGAGTGTATGAGGCACGGGCATTATAATTCCCTTCGAAAGTGACCCGACTTATTTGGCCATCAGCCAATGATAAGCGGTACACTTGCGGTGAGCCCCCCCTCCCTGAAGTGAATAACAAACTGCGACCATCAGGAGAATAACGTGGTTCTGTATCGATAGAGTTACCAAAAGTCAGCTGTTTCATAGTACCACTGCTCAAATCAACATCGTAAATTTTGGGTGTGCCGCTTTTCGATAGTACAACTGCCAGATGACGACCGTCAGGTGACCACGCGGGAGCCCCATTAATTCCTGGGAAACTCGTAATTAAGCGACGCTGCCCTGTTTCAACTGAGACGGTAAAAATTTCAGCTTTTTTCTTTTCAAAAGAAACATAGGATATCGATTTTCCATTGGGTGACCAGGAAGGTGACATAATAGGTTCTGAAGAAACAAGTAAGCTTTGGGGATTATGTCCATCCGCATCTGCAACCTCCAGGGAGTAGCGAGACCTTCCACCACTTCTTTGCACTGAAATATAAGCTATCCTGGTGGAGAATATCCCCCTTTCCCCAGTCAGTTTTTGGTATACCTCATCACTAATATGATGAGCTAAAGCTCTTACTTGATTGGCATTGATCTGAAAGGTTTTTGTCAACAAAATATTGCCATTGGCTACGGCATCAGCCAAAGTAAAACTCACTTCAATCCGATTCCCAACTTGATTAACTCGGCCAGTGACTACACTGTCAGCGCCAAGTTGGCGTAATGTGCCCACGGAAGATTGAGAGTTCGCACCTTGTGGTCCAGAGATAATTTTAAATTGTCCTGATATAGTCAAATCATTCTCTATGACATTCCCTATTTCTTTAGCCGCCGCGTCTGAGCCAAAAGAATTGATGGCTATTGGCAGGGCTGAATTAATTCCTTGAGTTAGTTCCAAATCAAGAGCAATCACTTGACCAGTAAATAACAGCAAGAAAAGTGAAATAATTCGATTGAACACGAGCTTTACCCCCTAACTTGTTCTGGACGAACGGTTAAACTGATATCGCGAAACAAATTAAATGTTTCAACGTCTTTAGGCACGGGAAGTGGTGAAGCCTTGTATATTGCTGTTTGTGCTGACCTATCTAACAAAGGATCACCACTGCTTCGGGTTAAAGACACCTCCAGTACCGTCCCATCTGGAGCAAGGCGTATCCTGAATTGGCTCGACAGAGAACTGTCAACATTTTCAGGTAAAATCCAGTTGCGTCCGATCGCATTGACAATAAGTGCCTTGTATTTATCAACTTCACCAGCTATTCGTGCTTGTCTTTCAGCATTTTGAGCTGCCTGTTGGGCAGCTGCCGCTTCTGCTTGTCTTTTTCTTTCCATCTCTGCTTTTTCTTGTTCAGCACGAGCTTTCTCTGCTTTCAGCTTTTCAGCCTTTGCTTGTTCTGCTTTAAGTTTCTCAGCTTTCTCTTTTTCTTCTTGTTTTTTCTTATTGAGCTCAGCAAGTTTTTTAGCTTCCAACTCCTGTTGTTTAGCCAATTTTTCATTTTGTTTTTTTAACTCTTCAATGCGTTTAGCTTCCAACGCTTTTTGCTCAGCCAATTCTTTTAACCGTTTTTTTTCTTCTTCAACTTGTTTTTTTCTGGCAATTGCAATTTTATTAGCTTCTTCTTTCAATCTTGCAATTTCTCGTTGCTCTTTGATTCTCTGCTGTTTTGCCGCCTCAGCTTGTCTTAATAATTCCTTTTGTCGGTTGAGCTCCGCTTTCTTTTGTTGTTCACGCTCTTGCTTCAAACGATTGACAGTTTTCATTATTTCTTTATTGTCGACACTGACCGCTTTTACTACTTCCTGCTGAGAAACACTGGGTTGCATCATACCAGGAGAATTTTTGGATTCCATGGTTAACACAGGCCTTTTGCTGCTATTATCCGTAAAAAGCAATACAAGTAAAAAAACATGAAGCATGACAGCAAAAAGGAATGCTTTTCTGTAGGTCAGATCAGTAATCATGCTTGCCCCTCTTCACCAGACTGGGAGTCAGTAAGCAATCCGACTTGCTCCGCGCCCGCCTGCTTTAAGAGCGCCATGGCTTGAACAACTTTCCCATAAGCAACCCCTTGATCTCCCTTAACAAGCACATTAAGTTTTTGGCCAGACTGTTTGGCTAACTCCAGTTCTGCCGCAACTCGTACTAACAAAGCTTGAGCTTCAATAGGTTCTGCTGGTGTACTGCTAATATTCAAAAAATAGCTGCCTAATTGATTCACTGATACAATAATTGGCTCCCTGTCAGCAGCCTGTAAAGTTTGACTGGCTGCTTTGGGCAGATCTACTGTAACACCTTGGGTCAGCATAGGAGCAGTAATCATAAAAATAACCAGTAAAACCAACATAACATCAATGTATGGCACTACATTAATTTCTGAGATTGGACGTTCACGATTGGCTTTAGATCGATTCATTTTAAGTCTTATCCTTTAGGTGAACCAGAAGTTTGTTGTTCAATTAAAGAAATTAATTCTTCCTGAAATAAATCATATTTATTCAGCAAAGTATTGGCGCGTGTGGTATATCTGTTGTAGGCAATAACCGCTGGAATCGCGGTAAATAGCCCTAAAGCTGTAGCAACCAAAGCCTCTGAAATCCCAGGTGCCACCATTGCAATAGTCGCTTGCTGAGCATGTCCCAAAGCCTGAAATGATGTCATTATACCCCAAACTGTGCCAAATAAACCCACATAGGGAGAAATAGATCCGACAGATGCAAAAAATGGTAAATGTTGCTCCAGTTTTTCTGCTTCTTTGGCATGGCTTATCTGCATGACTCTTTGTATAGGCTCAATAGCCACTGTGCCTTGCTTTCTACAACGGACAAATTCTTTAAAACCAGCGTGAAAAATAGCAGCAACTCCCTGTCTTTCATCGCTCTTGCTGTCTACATCAGCATATAGTTTGCTTAAGTCTCCGCAATCCCAAAATCTTCTGGTAAAAGCATCTGTCATTTGTTTTCTACGATTAAAGAACCATGCTCTTTGAAAGATTAATGTCCATGAAATTACCGAAGCAATTAATAATATCAGCATAACGGACTTTACTACCAAACCCGCTTGCATAAAATACATGAGTACATTTGCTTGATTAGCCACCATTAATCTCCATACTGAAAGGTTTAGTTATTCATTTCTCATAATATTAGGTAGTCGCTTGGGTTTTAAATTTCTACCAACGCAAACTACTTGAACACTAGCCCTACAAATTAATTGTTTATGTTGATTAGATATCTCTTGATTAAATAGAAAACTACACGCTCTAAATTCTTTAATTTCTGTTTTAATTGTTAATTGATCATCTAACTTGGCCGGAAATATATAATTAATTGTAAGTTCATGAATAGCAAATAAAATATCTGATTTTTCGAATTCACTTAGAATTAAATTGTTTTGCCTTAATAATTCAGTTCGAGCTCTTTCCAAATAACAAAGGTAGTTAGCATGATAAACAATTCCCATATAATCAACATCTTCTGCATAGACTCTAATGTTATGCTGATGATTTGATATAAGATTCATGTGTCATTCCTGTTCGATCGCACTAAAACCAAAATGTTGATAAGCTTTCGAAGTAGCTATTCTACCGCGAGGAGTGCGCATTAGAAAGCCTTGTTGTATTAAAAATGGCTCTAAAACATCCTCTATAGTTCCTTTTTCTTCACCAATAGCAGCCGCAATGCTATCTATGCCTACTGGACCGCCATTGAAGTGTTCTATCACTGCTAACAATAATTTTCTATCCATTAAATCGAATCCATGCTGATCTACTTCAAGCATTTCCAATGCTTGTTGGGCCATATCAACAGTAATAATGCCATTTCCTTTCACTTCAGAATAATCCCTTACTCTTCTTAACAGGCGATTAGCTATGCGCGGTGTTCCTCTAGAACGTAATGCAATTTCTTTGGCTCCTTCGGGTTTTGTAGGGACACCAAGCAAATGCGCAGAGCGTGCTACAATCCGGGTAAGCGAATCAACAGAGTAATATTCCAAACGTTGCACTATACCAAATCTATCCCTTAATGGCGAGGTAAGTAATCCTGCTCTTGTTGTAGCTCCAATTAATGTAAAAGGAGGTAACTCCAATTTAATAGATCGAGCTGCGGGCCCCTCTCCTATCATGATATCCAACTTATAATCTTCCATAGCCGGATAAAGAATTTCTTCTATAACAGGACTTAGTCTATGAATTTCGTCAATAAATAGTACATCATTTTGTTGTAAATTCGTCAATATAGCAGCAATATCACCTGCACGTTCGATCACCGGCCCAGAAGTTTGTCTGATATTAACTCCCATTTCGTGAGCTATGATATTTGCCAGGGTAGTTTTGCCAAGACCAGGTGGGCCAAAAATAAGAACATGGTCCAAAGGATCATTTCTCCTTTTTGCCGCATTGATAAATATCTGCATCTGTGAACTTACAGAATCTTGTCCTACGTATTCACTCAAACTAAGCGGCCTGA
Coding sequences within:
- a CDS encoding ABC transporter substrate-binding protein, translating into MSSLKSRVTLLLNWYTNPYHTPILVAQQLGFYSEEDIKLAILEPADPSDVTEIVGLGTVDFGVKAMIHTVAAKAKGYPVTSIGTLLDEPPTGLIALKSSGINSFQDIVGKRVGYIGEFGKKIIDDLASLAGIDPTSYKTVRIGMNVTDAIYRDVIDTGIGFINFQKVELEHLCGETVFLRIDQLAGLGCCCFCSIQFIVPETTLQQPELVKGFLRATQRGAAYTTEKPEEAYELLCQAKPQLRTPLYQKIFTRTLPFFSRTLINVDRDWDKVGRYTKHLKIIDEHFDISQCYTNHFLPDTPYSDLKPIACCLEN
- the thiD gene encoding bifunctional hydroxymethylpyrimidine kinase/phosphomethylpyrimidine kinase, yielding MKKPIVWTIAGVDSSGLAGVHADMETFSHLNVRACSVITAVTAQNAHSVIAVEAISSDQVAAQCSALELSFKPDAIKIGMLCSTPICEEIAYFLKDYEGFAVLDPIISSSSGTNLFFSDLQQHKKNLIQLFPYVTIITPNRIEAEIILNRSISSYQDTINAASDLLSLGAKQVLLKGGHAKDNSFSQDYWTDGKESFWIANRRFPETNYRGTGCVLSSALTACLALGYSMKDAIVIAKMYVNRGIRQSIEIDKDTSQLFHDGWPEDEADLPYLSPTPFIRPIPSFNKCYMGFYPIVDSSYWLEMLLPLGIKCIQLRVKEAPQERLEEEIKRSVLLANQYNATLFINDYWELAISYGAQGVHLGQEDLDNADVDRINRTGLFLGISTHCYYEVARAHALNPSYIACGPIYETTSKIMPFQAQGIARLEYWRKTLRYPLVAIGGITLKNLSDVLKTKVDGVSVISAITKASAPLAAAKQFLTQMNESHNE
- a CDS encoding FAD-dependent oxidoreductase produces the protein MRAGIAGSGIMGRLLAFALHNAGWQVSLFDHSNESTNCSTAAAGLLTPFSELDKSILLISSLGQESIKNYWPRILEGLPEVVYFQQLGSLVLYHPCDHAEWIHFSRRILNQLNQNDSVFQKLSHEDLIALEPELTKFETAYYFPNEAHIDCQTLMLSLKKYLDSVCIRHICNTPVLSLKPGEINTKEQRYYFDVVFDCRGLGARNVFSDLRGIRGELIWLHAPGVQLRRPIRFLHPRYSLYLVPRPGNLYLIGASEIEAEDFSPVSVRTTLELLTAVYYLHGGFAEARIIKNVTHCRPTLANHLPRIKFADGLIAVNGLYRHGYLIAPALAAEILRGVVSNFRHLNYPELWESYCD
- a CDS encoding ThiF family adenylyltransferase — encoded protein: MNKSNLVMSELIRYSQQIKMEEIGLDGQEKLKNSRVLCIGLGGLGSPLLLYLAAAGVGVLGIVDDDIIELSNLHRQILYNHTHINKKKAVAAKKQLLVINPLIQVKSYSRRLTEDNAAELISQYDIIADGTDNFYTRYLIHSICFELEKPYVYASASHFHGYCSIFHNKQDPCLHCVFPVSVHDTNMPNCEGSGVIGTLPGMLGLIQATETIKWILQIGNPLKKRLLAINMLTMTFKDIIISKNPECEFCMQNQSIKQLINPINCPTQNDPSRHRITLDEFYKLFTGRNNIQLIDVRSTKEHQIHNIGGLVLPLDEVPQRLHELNPNQPVILYCQSGRRSKMALDILLKSGFASVKYLENGLKGITTD
- a CDS encoding thiazole synthase, whose protein sequence is MWSLAGKELNSRLLLGTACYPSLEHMQQAIHNSGTEVITISIKRQTSAGVDGESFWQSVKKLNCHLLPNTAGCRNAEAAINTAEIARELFDTPWIKLEVIGDDYNLQPEPFELIKAARILIDRGFEVFPYCTDDLVLCQKLVDAGCKILMPWGAPIGSGKGLINPYALETLRYRFPDITLIIDAGIGKPSHAVQVMELGFDGVLLNTAVALANHPALMATAFRHAVIAGYQAYTGGMMPARNVAHPSTPLIDTPFWHQVSGL
- the thiS gene encoding sulfur carrier protein ThiS, which codes for MINVYLNDKIYNIQSSLSLSEFLKQLNYTQLHFAVAINNHHIPHKAYETTILQANDCVDILFPMQGG
- a CDS encoding VIT1/CCC1 transporter family protein, with the translated sequence MENLEHGHSQKEIRERLTQTPLQNYLRDWIYGGIDGVVTTFAIVSGVVGGQLSSLVILILGFANLLADGFSMAASNYLGTKSEVDQYKRYKMIEEKHIEFIPEGEKNEIKQIFQNKGLHGQTLDQVVKEITANRALWIKTMLQEEYGLPVVLRFPFKSALYTFIAFLLFGIIPLIPYVLVMNNTFIWSCFFTAITFFVIGSIKSHWSTKSWLYSGFETLVIGAVTASLSYGIGLFLHYFLT